The DNA region CAAGAGACGACCAGCCTAGCAGCTACAGCGTCCTACTCCAAGCGCACCTCGAGCCGCGACCGAGACCGAGACCGCGACCGAGACCGAGACCGCGACCGTGACCGCGATCGCGACCGCCTACCGCCCCCTTCTCGGGGCGCCGAGTCGACatcctcatcttcctcccGACAGCCAcatcgccgcagcagctcgcgctcCAAcagccgccatcaccacccccACGCCCAGCCCGAGATGCCTCCCTCTGCCGTCCCCAGCAATGGGACGTCCTCGGCTCCTTCccatgccgccaccgccgcccacggccatgccgacgcgcctcatcatcaccagcagccgcctgccgctgccaagcAGACGAGATCGCGCACCACTATCCCAACCCAGTCGGGCAAGTGGATCCTGGGCAAGACCATCGGCGCTGGCAGCATGGGCAAAGTGAAGCTCGCCCGCAAGGAGGACGGGAGTGAACAGGTTCGTAATCGCCCCTAGGCCCATGCGTTTTGAccgatcccccccccttttctaTCTCCGACTGAACTGACATGCCTTGTGTGGCTCTTCCCGCAGGTCGCTTGCAAGATCGTTCCTCGCGGCTCCACCGATGATGGCCACCAGAGTCGCGCCGATAAGGAGCGAGCTGACCAGTCCAAAGAGATCCGAACGGCtcgcgaggccgccatcgtcaccctcCTCAACCACCCCCACATTTGCGGCATGCGGGATGTGGTGCGGACAAACTACCATTGGTACATGCTTTTTGAATACGTCAACGGTGGCCAGATGCTCGACTACATCATTTCGCatggcaagctcaaggagaagcaaGCCCGCAAGTTCAGTCGCCAGATTGCGAGCGCTCTCGATTATTGCCACCGCAACAGCATTGTCCATCGCGACCTCAAAATCGAGAACATTCTCATAAGCAAGACGGGCGACATTAAGATCATTGACTTCGGCCTGAGCAACCTATTCGCGCCCCGCAGCCACCTCAAAACGTTCTGTGGCAGCTTGTATTTCGCTGCCCCAGAGCTTTTGCAGGCGCGGGCCTACACGGGACCAGAGGTCGACGTCTGGAGCTTTGGCATTGTTCTGTATGTCCTCGTCTGTGGTAAGGTGCCATTCGACGACCAGAGCATGCCGGCGCTACATGCCAAAATCAAAAAGGGCCTTGTCGACTACCCGAGCTGGCTCTCCAGTGGTACGTTCCCACTCGCCTCCCCAGGCTCTAAACGGCTGCGGTGTCATTTTCTAACGCCCGCCCAGAATGCAAGCATCTCATGTCGCGGATGCTAGTCACCGACCCGAAGCAGCGCGCCACCATGCAAGAGGTGATGTGCCACCCGTGGATGACCAAAGGCTTCAATGGCCCGCCCGACAATTACCTGCCCGCACGCGAGCCTCTGTCTCAGCCGCTCGACTCTGAAGtcatccatgccatgcaaGGTTTCAACTTTGGTTCCCCAGAGTCCATCAAAACCCAGCTTGTCAAGATCATCGAGTCAGAAGAGTATCAACATGCTGTTAGGATGTATCAACGAGAAAAGGAACTTCCGCCACCTAAtagggagggagagaagcGGCGCGGCTTTGGGTTCGACTTCTACAAGCGCAGAAACTCTGGCACTAGCCGGGACACGCTCACTGGCCCGAGCTCTGAGGCTCTACAACTTGGCTCTGATCCTCTGTACGCTTTCAGCCCTCTCCTCTCCATCTACTACCTGGTCAGGGAGAAACAAGACCGAGAAAGGATCGAGTCGCCTCAGACCGCGTCCCGGGAGAAGGAACGGGAaagagagcgagagcgcgagcgcgagcgggACAAGGTCGAGGTGATGCCGGAGCTGGCACCTCCGCAGGCGGCTCACACGAACCCCGGAGGTTACGAGATGCCTGGCGAGAAGCCTACGGGCGGACGCACGAGGCCGCGGgctcgcacgcacggcgaggatgatgcTCCAGACGCAGCGGCCAAGCAGagccacccgccgccaccgcctgcgCCGGAGACCAAggtcgagcagctgcagaagaaggagggcACCGCTGCTGGCTTGCTTCGCCGGTTCAGCACTCGCAAGCGCAGGGACCCGGAGCGTCTCGAAAAGGATCGATCACATCCGCCCATGGTGCAGGTTCACTCTCCTGCTGAAGGCGCACCCACAACGCCAAAGAAGAGCTTCAGCATTCGCCGGGGTAGGCAGAGCCGCGATGACCAGTCTACGCCCGCGTTGCGCTCTGCCGGGAGCCAACCTCAGCATAGCGAACTGCTCAGTCCCCCTGCTACTTCCGGCGGTCCCCGAGAGTCCCGAAAGTCAGGCCTCGGCCGATCGACAAGCGTCAACTCTGCTGACGTCAGGCGCGTTCGCGACACCGGTCGCATCGTCAAGGACCCCCCGGTGACAAGCGGCTCTGACCAGTCGGTGTCCAACGAGAACCCTGGGATGGCACAGCGGGGTCATGCTCACTCTAGATCCATGAACATGAGGGCCAAGTCGCTTGGCCACGCACGCCGCGAGAGTattcagcgtcgccgtctccgacgCGAAGGCGGCCACGAAGCGGATGTCcccgaggagacggacgtGGATCAGGAGCAGAGCGGAGTTTCAACGGAAAGGCTGGATAGCTCGGACCTGGCCAAGCCCGTGTTCCTCAAGGGCTTGTTTAGCGTGTCGACGACATCGGGCAAATCGGTGCCCGCAATCCGCGCCGACATCAAGCGCGTGCTCAAGCAGCTCAACGTGGAATACACGGAGATCAAGGGCGGCTTCAGCTGCAGGCACGCACCAAGCATCGACCTGAACAAGGTACAGGACCCGCCCGGCAGCCCCGCGGCTCAGACGCCcggccatcgccgtcgttTCAGCTTCGGCGGGCTCATGAGAGGGGAGGATCGAGACCgggaggagctgcgggaTGCGGACCGCGATCGTCCTCCTCCGACGCCTCGCACACCCGGTCGGTCGGATCGAGAACGCAGCTACTCCAACTCGGAGACGTCTGTGGATAGCATCCCTCGTCGTAACGGGGCGCCTAGGCGGGCCCCGGGAGAGACTAGCACGCAGGTGCAGAGCGATCTGGGTGGTAGCATGGTGATGGAGTTCGAGATCTTCATCGTCAAGGTGCCGTTGCTGTCACTTCACGGCATCCAGTTCAAGCGCCTGACGGGCAACACATGGCAGTACAAGAACATGGCAGACCAGATTCTCAGGGAGGTGAGGCTGTAGTCTTGGCCAACAACGGTATATAATTGTTTATATGGCGCCTCGAAATTGCATGGGTacgggagcgggagcgggaatGGTCTCCTTGACTGCTGagctggggaggggggaccGCTATTCATCCACCTGTTGATGCTCGCCGTCCCTGAGGAGGGAAGCGAGCCTTACGTAAGCAGGCATTGCGTTTGTATAGCCCATCTTGAGCGTTGGAAGTTGTTTTCTTTAGCTAGCAAGGCATTACTAGGTATGTTGGAGGCGGTCAGGACGGCGGTGGACATATACGTAagcaaagagagagagacacacacaACTAATGGGAATAGGCAGCCTCGAGCTGGCACGAATTTGTTTGAGCTGaagcagtacgtagtacgtattTTGTCGCGTCAAGACATtttgtgtgtgcgtgtgcatgCGTGTGTTTGTCTCGCATTTGGAGTGACAAAGGCCACGGCAACAACGACAGGGGAGGTCGGCGATTAGTGGCTACGTAGCGCCGTCCCCTCATCACGATGGACAAATCCTTTCCGTCAATGAATGATGGACCGCCAACAACGGGTATTGATACTAGGTACGGCTGATGGGCATCTCACAGGAGACCAATTTTGGGTACTCGCGAGGGACGTTGAAAgaagcagtagcagcagcagctgatGCACGCCACTGTATAATAAGCGCCTACCTTGCACGGCATAAAAACGGGCGCAGGTCGTCGGTCGTTTGGGCAGCACGCGCGTGCCGGCAGTCACCAAACAAACGTCCAACAAGAGACGGGAGGAAGGAAGCCCAGTCAGTGGTGGAGTTGTTTGGTGTTGGTCCGTGCGCGCGACCTGCCTGAGCCCGGGGGgatctgcctgcctgcctgccagccttGCCTCAGCCAGCCTTCCAAGGttcacccatccatccaggTGGTCCCCCAGGCGGCTTATTACTCAGTAACTTAGTAGCACGAAACCCGGAGCGGGTAGTACTTAAGCGCAACGCCACGTTTGGCTGCAGCGCAAAGTACATGTAgcccttgcccccccccccccttctctcccctCTCGAGAGGGCTGTTTCGGTCGGTGGAGACGGGGAGTCTGCGACAAGAAACTCGACACTGCCGCTCCTCCCCCGGAGCGACCTCGCTTCGCACCCATCCTTTCAACCTGtgagaccccccccccaggcaccaccacgtcCTCCCTTCGCCTGATGTTGTCCGCCCCGAGGAGCcgcaaccaccaccgaccgCTCTTCcgacccgccgcccgaggctgACGAGCTTTTTCCGTCATCTTTTTGcctgttcgtcgtcgtcgtcctctgagcagcagcggcggcgctcgagaaAGACGGACAACCTCCTCCGGCGCGCAAGTCGGTCAGCGCACCCATTTCTCGTGCTTGACCTTTTGGTCTCCGCACACCGCATCGCACCGCTcccacggcacggcacggcacggcacaaCTCGACAACCTGCCCTTTCACGGCCGGTGAGTGTCAAGACGCCCCtcgcgacgcgcgcgcccaccaCTCGACAGCGGCACCTGGAATCGGCCTCGTCCTAATCGCCCGTGATGATTCCCTCGGCCCACGTCTACGGGCACCACCCGTTCCAGGGCGCCGACTCGCCCTGGCTGCATCAGCAGGCGTCGCATCACCAGGGCGGCCATCAGGGCGTCGTGTCCgttgcccagcagcagcagcagcagcagcagcaacaacaacaacaa from Purpureocillium takamizusanense chromosome 3, complete sequence includes:
- the KIN2 gene encoding Non-specific serine/threonine protein kinase (EggNog:ENOG503NWSZ~COG:T), with the translated sequence MTAMAAAGPDYAYATPPQSSSASSSSRAPQPLGRSYSARSSRPPPAASAGAAAAAVAAGAGSGAGSGTGHHHPPPSPSSNHHHRSPSSHHNQSSSLSARSHHHHHHHRRTSSSTRPIQDILPQNDQETTSLAATASYSKRTSSRDRDRDRDRDRDRDRDRDRDRLPPPSRGAESTSSSSSRQPHRRSSSRSNSRHHHPHAQPEMPPSAVPSNGTSSAPSHAATAAHGHADAPHHHQQPPAAAKQTRSRTTIPTQSGKWILGKTIGAGSMGKVKLARKEDGSEQVACKIVPRGSTDDGHQSRADKERADQSKEIRTAREAAIVTLLNHPHICGMRDVVRTNYHWYMLFEYVNGGQMLDYIISHGKLKEKQARKFSRQIASALDYCHRNSIVHRDLKIENILISKTGDIKIIDFGLSNLFAPRSHLKTFCGSLYFAAPELLQARAYTGPEVDVWSFGIVLYVLVCGKVPFDDQSMPALHAKIKKGLVDYPSWLSSECKHLMSRMLVTDPKQRATMQEVMCHPWMTKGFNGPPDNYLPAREPLSQPLDSEVIHAMQGFNFGSPESIKTQLVKIIESEEYQHAVRMYQREKELPPPNREGEKRRGFGFDFYKRRNSGTSRDTLTGPSSEALQLGSDPLYAFSPLLSIYYLVREKQDRERIESPQTASREKERERERERERERDKVEVMPELAPPQAAHTNPGGYEMPGEKPTGGRTRPRARTHGEDDAPDAAAKQSHPPPPPAPETKVEQLQKKEGTAAGLLRRFSTRKRRDPERLEKDRSHPPMVQVHSPAEGAPTTPKKSFSIRRGRQSRDDQSTPALRSAGSQPQHSELLSPPATSGGPRESRKSGLGRSTSVNSADVRRVRDTGRIVKDPPVTSGSDQSVSNENPGMAQRGHAHSRSMNMRAKSLGHARRESIQRRRLRREGGHEADVPEETDVDQEQSGVSTERLDSSDLAKPVFLKGLFSVSTTSGKSVPAIRADIKRVLKQLNVEYTEIKGGFSCRHAPSIDLNKVQDPPGSPAAQTPGHRRRFSFGGLMRGEDRDREELRDADRDRPPPTPRTPGRSDRERSYSNSETSVDSIPRRNGAPRRAPGETSTQVQSDLGGSMVMEFEIFIVKVPLLSLHGIQFKRLTGNTWQYKNMADQILREVRL